One window of Mangrovibacterium diazotrophicum genomic DNA carries:
- a CDS encoding FecR family protein produces the protein MEKLLTYLENTEFVRWVYAPDQQNDNFWKDFQKNNPAEVEIIREARLILLRLKSKQDIAESRIESAFPQILQKIHKKKQLHNFKRIAISTFKYAAIAVLFFGIGLFITQGKYRSAIDEMNRQFSDISYYNGSESRLILVDGKNIIVNEKKSMIRYENNGTVIVDNTDTISQSLSEDNLMNQLVVPYGKNSSVTLADGTKAFLNAGSRLVFPPSFKGETREVFLIGEGYFQVAHNPNRPFIVKTTDINVTAVGTTFNVSAYPTENKIEVVLAEGKVNIDKNEFSIFQSKTGMRPNDMMCYNKTTKTIDLKQVITTDYTAWHLGYINSESVDLHKIISKLERYYDINIYIENPKIVDKKITGKLKLKDDADETLRVLSITSGVKIKKINEHEYLIN, from the coding sequence ATGGAAAAACTACTAACCTATCTTGAAAATACCGAATTTGTGCGTTGGGTTTATGCGCCCGATCAACAAAACGACAACTTTTGGAAGGACTTTCAGAAAAACAATCCTGCTGAAGTTGAAATTATTCGGGAAGCCAGGCTGATACTACTTCGCCTGAAATCCAAACAAGATATCGCAGAGAGCCGCATCGAATCGGCATTTCCACAAATACTGCAAAAAATCCACAAAAAAAAACAGCTTCACAACTTCAAGCGGATCGCTATCTCTACGTTCAAATATGCTGCGATCGCCGTGCTGTTTTTCGGCATTGGTCTTTTTATTACGCAGGGAAAATACCGCTCGGCTATTGACGAAATGAACCGACAGTTTTCCGATATCTCCTATTATAACGGCTCGGAGTCGCGCCTGATTCTGGTTGACGGAAAAAACATCATCGTGAACGAGAAAAAATCGATGATCCGATACGAAAACAACGGTACTGTTATCGTCGACAACACCGACACCATCTCTCAATCGCTTTCTGAAGATAATTTGATGAACCAACTGGTCGTTCCCTACGGAAAAAATTCTTCGGTAACCTTAGCTGATGGTACAAAAGCATTCCTAAATGCTGGTTCTCGATTGGTTTTTCCGCCTTCATTTAAAGGAGAGACAAGAGAAGTATTTTTGATTGGAGAAGGGTACTTCCAGGTGGCACATAATCCCAATCGTCCATTCATTGTTAAAACAACCGATATAAATGTAACCGCTGTAGGAACGACATTTAACGTGTCGGCCTATCCTACTGAAAATAAAATTGAGGTGGTGCTAGCCGAGGGAAAAGTGAATATCGACAAAAACGAGTTCTCCATTTTCCAATCGAAAACAGGCATGCGACCGAACGACATGATGTGCTACAATAAAACCACCAAAACAATCGACCTGAAACAGGTGATCACCACTGATTATACGGCCTGGCATTTGGGCTACATCAATTCCGAGAGTGTTGACCTTCACAAGATCATTTCAAAACTTGAGCGATACTACGACATCAATATTTATATCGAGAATCCGAAAATCGTAGACAAAAAAATTACCGGAAAACTTAAACTAAAAGATGACGCTGACGAAACCCTGAGAGTTTTATCGATTACCTCCGGTGTTAAAATCAAAAAAATTAATGAACATGAATATCTGATAAATTAA
- a CDS encoding RagB/SusD family nutrient uptake outer membrane protein, translating to MKKSICKVLLISIVTIFTSCESFLETSSPSVVDAEFVFSNIETARAAMDGAYEQWRSTASQYVFGDGLFYATEVTGSDIERHPESFSNQPGRHYPECLYQNGTYASTYGLLSYQTESNAYTYLFSCVAKANSIINAMESTAEFETFMSADEASDLSQLYGEAVTLRAVAYRELIRYYGDVPYAYLSGVAAVGLSPRDSIYDVCISQLKTVEPLMYRVEENSTVAKNVFSRTFVQGLIGRMCLDAAGYQTRRTDLGSDFYKDGEGNILSFETMGTSNNNSEYGRRSDYLTLYETAKTYLKACIDNPGSAMFYSSDPRPTGKNGQVFDNPYQYFFQQMNDLEYADESIYEYNMTQGVGNDSRPYSYGRVSSGGSSKAYPCKSYGQGRVNPAFYYGMFDPKDKRRDVSACVTGSTGKGIETLIPFTPNSKANGGGITFNKWDENRMASPYVLKQRTSGIHGPYMRMSEIYLNYAEACAVTGDAGTAKTYLTMIRERAFPDGEANVDEFISASGSLFKAIIQERGFEFAAEGDRRWTLIRTGLLPEAIQNIKEMTLAMMNGLQTNGYYTFENGNTISSYVYTKLVDAKATYGYRLTTQCPEGEEDDPVLYPAWRGQNDDWEGIASSNGLSFTYSSTNTNLAIQGLFSYIDPNSTEAADLVADGYSQVDWGAELLDNYDEYYTYLFWDYDYTSAPIYLWPYTPNIISTGDLSNGYGFSQN from the coding sequence ATGAAGAAATCGATATGTAAAGTGCTATTGATATCAATAGTAACAATATTCACATCGTGTGAAAGTTTCTTGGAAACAAGCTCTCCTTCGGTTGTTGACGCTGAATTTGTTTTTTCAAATATAGAGACTGCGCGTGCTGCAATGGATGGAGCCTATGAACAATGGAGATCTACTGCCTCACAATATGTCTTTGGCGACGGATTGTTTTATGCTACCGAAGTTACCGGTTCTGACATCGAAAGACACCCGGAATCATTTTCAAACCAACCTGGGCGTCATTATCCAGAATGTTTATACCAAAACGGTACTTATGCCAGCACTTATGGTTTATTGTCCTATCAAACCGAAAGCAACGCTTACACTTACTTGTTTAGCTGTGTCGCCAAAGCAAATTCCATTATCAATGCCATGGAAAGCACTGCTGAATTTGAAACGTTTATGAGCGCCGATGAAGCTTCAGACTTGAGTCAACTTTATGGGGAAGCAGTTACTCTTCGCGCAGTTGCTTACCGCGAATTAATCCGTTATTACGGAGATGTTCCCTACGCTTACCTAAGCGGCGTTGCTGCTGTAGGTTTGTCACCACGCGACTCCATTTATGACGTTTGTATTTCCCAATTAAAAACAGTTGAGCCTTTAATGTACCGTGTTGAAGAAAATTCAACCGTTGCAAAGAATGTATTTTCACGTACTTTTGTACAAGGTTTGATTGGACGTATGTGTTTGGATGCTGCAGGTTACCAAACCCGCCGTACTGATTTAGGTTCCGATTTCTACAAAGACGGTGAGGGCAACATATTGTCTTTCGAAACAATGGGAACTTCCAATAACAATAGCGAATACGGACGTCGTTCTGATTACCTGACACTTTACGAAACTGCCAAAACATACTTAAAAGCTTGTATCGATAATCCGGGAAGTGCAATGTTCTACTCTAGCGACCCACGTCCAACCGGAAAAAATGGCCAGGTTTTCGACAACCCATACCAGTATTTCTTCCAGCAAATGAATGACCTGGAATATGCCGATGAATCAATTTATGAGTACAACATGACGCAAGGTGTTGGTAATGACTCTCGCCCTTACTCATATGGACGCGTTTCAAGTGGTGGAAGCAGCAAAGCTTATCCCTGTAAGTCATACGGTCAAGGCCGTGTTAATCCGGCATTCTACTACGGGATGTTTGATCCGAAAGACAAACGCCGGGACGTCAGTGCTTGCGTAACCGGTAGTACCGGCAAAGGTATCGAGACGTTGATTCCGTTTACACCGAACTCTAAAGCGAATGGTGGTGGTATTACCTTCAACAAATGGGATGAAAACCGGATGGCTTCACCTTATGTGCTGAAACAACGGACCTCAGGTATTCATGGACCATACATGCGTATGTCTGAGATTTATTTGAATTACGCCGAAGCTTGTGCTGTTACCGGCGATGCAGGAACTGCGAAAACATACTTGACCATGATTCGTGAACGTGCATTCCCTGACGGAGAAGCAAACGTTGATGAGTTTATTAGTGCTTCCGGTAGCTTGTTTAAAGCAATTATTCAGGAACGTGGATTTGAATTTGCAGCAGAAGGTGACCGTCGTTGGACACTGATCCGTACCGGATTGCTGCCTGAGGCTATCCAAAACATCAAAGAGATGACTCTTGCGATGATGAACGGCTTGCAAACAAATGGCTACTACACATTTGAAAATGGCAACACGATTTCAAGCTATGTTTATACAAAGTTAGTTGATGCGAAAGCAACCTACGGCTATCGTCTGACAACTCAATGCCCGGAAGGTGAAGAAGATGACCCTGTTCTTTATCCAGCATGGAGAGGTCAAAACGATGACTGGGAAGGTATCGCTTCAAGCAATGGTTTAAGCTTTACCTATAGCAGTACGAATACCAACCTGGCTATTCAAGGGCTGTTTTCCTACATTGACCCGAATAGCACTGAAGCAGCTGATTTAGTAGCTGATGGTTATTCTCAAGTAGACTGGGGAGCAGAATTGCTTGACAACTATGATGAGTACTATACCTACTTATTCTGGGATTACGACTACACAAGTGCACCTATTTACTTGTGGCCTTATACCCCGAATATCATTTCGACCGGTGATCTAAGCAACGGTTATGGATTCTCTCAAAATTAA
- a CDS encoding RNA polymerase sigma factor produces MSISSHNVHRVENTSDYTWQAFLRGDQDAFTQIYHQYAENLFRFGRKFSVDEQLLDDAVQEVFVDLYLKREKLAGNIKNIKAYLFVALKNNLLKKLDKSRRIPTLGLDNFRELNFEIEYDAQQNMINFEIEEETNVRLTQAINQLSKKQKEIIYLKFEEELDYPEIAEVLLISVESARKQIYRALKSLRESLDSEEFTTLLYIFVKKS; encoded by the coding sequence ATGTCAATCAGCAGCCATAACGTTCATCGTGTCGAAAACACATCGGATTACACCTGGCAGGCATTTTTGAGAGGAGATCAGGACGCTTTCACGCAAATCTACCACCAATATGCCGAAAACCTTTTCCGTTTCGGCCGTAAATTCAGCGTCGATGAGCAGCTGTTGGACGACGCCGTGCAGGAGGTCTTTGTCGACCTTTATTTGAAGCGGGAAAAACTCGCAGGAAACATTAAAAACATCAAAGCCTATTTATTTGTCGCACTAAAAAACAACCTCCTTAAAAAACTCGATAAGAGCCGGCGGATACCAACCTTGGGCCTGGATAATTTCAGAGAGTTAAATTTTGAAATTGAGTACGACGCTCAGCAAAACATGATCAATTTTGAAATTGAGGAAGAAACGAATGTGCGCTTAACGCAAGCGATCAACCAGCTTTCGAAAAAGCAAAAAGAAATCATTTACCTCAAATTTGAGGAAGAATTGGACTACCCCGAAATTGCGGAAGTTCTTTTAATCAGCGTCGAATCGGCCCGAAAACAAATTTATCGGGCACTGAAATCACTCCGAGAATCACTTGATAGCGAAGAATTTACAACACTACTCTACATTTTTGTAAAAAAAAGTTAA
- a CDS encoding pectate lyase translates to MKQTKLLLLLAASLLFSTARSQDQPTDEQITGTMLKATHYMVEEVSTNGGYVWNYLPDFSRRWGEMEAYPTMIWLQHPGTISMGHLFLKAYEQTGDDYYYQAAEKAAAAVIWGQSNEGGWNYMVDFAGDRSLKQWYATIGKNGWRLEEFQHYYGNSTFDDDITSDAARFLLRIYLEKLDPKFKPALDKAIDFILKSQYPQGGWPQRFPLMYDFNKQGHPDYTSYYTFNDDVTWENVHFLIQCYETLGEARLLKPIHRGMDFYLISQDGSGAWAQQLTLDMETAGARTYEPAALLPSATCGNAFLLLKFYELTGDTRYLAPLPAAIKWIESVQLPANKVDGERKFPMFVDPATQKPIFVHRKGSNVKYGSYYLDEDDSHLLGHYGGKSHVPLQELKDEYARLTSIPVEEATKDSPLLPGKFEQEGTPQSYYDLSRVDFDFSPSAKQALEIINSLDDQNRWLTKHAMTSHPYIGDGTKTETTGEYSSTYVGDETDTSPYRDTTDQEYISTGDYIRNMYLLLNYLKNKK, encoded by the coding sequence ATGAAACAAACCAAACTTTTACTGCTACTCGCAGCTTCGCTGCTATTTTCAACAGCGAGATCACAGGATCAACCAACCGACGAACAAATTACCGGGACCATGCTGAAAGCGACGCATTATATGGTCGAAGAAGTTAGCACCAACGGAGGATATGTCTGGAATTACCTGCCCGACTTCTCCCGCCGCTGGGGCGAAATGGAAGCCTACCCCACCATGATTTGGCTGCAACATCCCGGCACCATTAGCATGGGACACCTTTTCCTGAAAGCCTACGAACAAACCGGCGACGATTACTACTACCAGGCAGCCGAAAAAGCCGCGGCCGCAGTCATCTGGGGACAAAGCAACGAAGGGGGCTGGAACTACATGGTTGACTTCGCCGGCGACCGGTCGCTCAAACAATGGTACGCCACCATTGGCAAAAACGGCTGGCGCCTCGAAGAATTTCAACACTACTACGGCAACTCCACCTTCGACGATGACATTACTTCCGACGCTGCCCGTTTCCTCTTGCGCATTTACCTCGAAAAGCTGGATCCCAAATTTAAACCAGCCCTGGACAAAGCGATCGACTTCATTCTGAAAAGCCAGTATCCGCAGGGTGGCTGGCCACAGCGTTTCCCGCTGATGTACGATTTCAACAAACAAGGACATCCCGACTATACTTCCTATTACACCTTCAACGACGATGTGACCTGGGAAAACGTCCACTTCCTGATTCAATGCTACGAAACCCTTGGCGAAGCGCGCCTGCTGAAACCCATCCACCGAGGAATGGATTTTTACCTCATCTCGCAGGATGGAAGCGGTGCCTGGGCGCAACAGCTGACGCTGGACATGGAGACCGCCGGGGCCAGAACCTATGAGCCTGCTGCCCTTCTCCCCAGTGCAACCTGCGGAAATGCTTTCCTCCTGCTCAAATTTTACGAACTAACCGGCGACACACGCTACCTGGCTCCTCTACCGGCAGCCATTAAATGGATTGAATCAGTTCAACTCCCAGCTAACAAAGTAGATGGCGAACGGAAATTCCCGATGTTTGTTGATCCGGCCACGCAAAAACCAATCTTCGTTCACCGCAAAGGATCGAACGTAAAATATGGCAGCTATTATCTCGACGAAGACGACTCACACCTGCTTGGGCACTATGGCGGGAAATCCCATGTGCCGCTGCAAGAGTTAAAAGATGAATATGCCCGACTGACTTCAATCCCGGTGGAAGAAGCAACAAAAGATTCTCCCCTGCTTCCCGGTAAGTTTGAGCAAGAAGGAACGCCACAATCGTACTACGATTTAAGCCGGGTCGATTTTGACTTCAGCCCATCAGCTAAACAAGCATTGGAAATTATCAATTCGCTTGATGATCAGAACCGCTGGCTGACCAAACATGCCATGACCAGCCACCCCTATATTGGCGACGGAACGAAAACGGAGACGACGGGTGAGTATTCGTCAACCTATGTGGGTGACGAGACCGACACCTCGCCCTACCGCGACACAACAGATCAGGAATACATCTCGACCGGCGACTACATCCGAAATATGTACCTACTACTGAATTACTTGAAAAACAAAAAATAA
- a CDS encoding TonB-dependent receptor, with amino-acid sequence MLNLKLKNVPVQQVIQQIEDQTNFFFLYQDEILEGQRVTIEAQDATLESILEQVAQQAGINYEISDRQIILKGQNESNRSSAVSQQTKTITGVVTGANGEPIPGATVVVKGTTNGTITDFDGKYSISNVPADGILQISFVGMQIQEISTVGLTQVNVTLEEETIGLEEVVAIGYGTAKRKDITGSVASVKGEQIAAVPVANVAQAMQGRLAGVNVISQDGRPGATMSVRIRGGNSITQSSEPLYVVDGIQVSNINDIPADNIESIDVLKDAASTAIYGARGANGVILVTTKSAKAGKTTVKYNAYYQIKTNPKTLDVLDAYDYVLWNWSYATAYGSSYGDGVAQYFGLGSSYGNHLDEYKNVSSHNYINDIMRTAMPFNHDLSISSGTEKTKLFASINYMDDEGIRINSGYSRWNANLKVEQKISDKLIFAEDIRYLETETDGAKFDKATSAYQYRPIDNPLGDPTYTTGLGQGESYVDEYYNVVDVVNNYQNIAKKQNFRSNSSLTWNALKGLTLKTELSLSRNYSQTEEWDNGLETGYKIAELTKKDGFAVRWASTANYEVQGMNSDHNLSFLVGNEILNSNSDETYIKGAGYASGFTMDDAFGQINLTNVGYAANIDEFSNTMGTASRSVSFFGRANYSYLDRYLFTGTFRADASSKFASNHHWAYFPAGAFAWRISEEPFMDSTRNFLDNLKLRLSFGTSGADNINSDLWKETWTTEQITVDGNTITTYVPGEVLANPDLKWETTLSRNTGIDFGFFNNKVNGSLDAYWNTTKDILMKVPVDPTSGYEYQFQNVAQTSNKGIELAINIDLVRTNDFNLNVTASYNYNHNNIDKLSDEALADTHTGWGSSMRLPYYDYIIREGKPVGVIQGFKAEGFYTVDDFNYTNGVYTLKDGIPDIETIINYPANLTSGFSLADGQIAFPGAVKFKDVTGDGIVNSDDATEIGNTMPKHTGGFSFNASYKNLDFSAAFTYQIGGNIYNANAMYSMMGNKDNSLGANRLAFVKDTYKVYDIDSNGDLYLVTDPDALNELNKNAKYALNYSEYGICSSEFIEDASYLRLQNLTIGYTLPKSMTGKVGIQNLRLYFTGTNLFCLTGYSGLDPDVNTDTDGVNGFPTPNYDYNPYPKARTYTFGMNLTF; translated from the coding sequence ATGCTAAACTTGAAGCTGAAAAACGTACCTGTGCAGCAGGTAATTCAGCAAATTGAAGATCAAACCAATTTCTTCTTTTTATATCAGGACGAGATCCTTGAAGGACAACGCGTAACAATTGAAGCGCAGGATGCCACGTTGGAAAGCATTCTTGAACAGGTTGCTCAACAGGCAGGTATCAATTATGAAATATCTGATCGTCAAATAATCCTGAAAGGACAAAACGAATCAAACAGATCATCTGCCGTATCTCAACAAACGAAAACAATTACCGGTGTTGTAACCGGTGCAAATGGCGAGCCTATTCCGGGAGCAACTGTAGTTGTAAAGGGAACAACGAACGGTACAATTACCGATTTCGACGGTAAGTATTCTATCTCCAATGTACCAGCCGACGGAATTCTGCAAATCTCTTTTGTTGGTATGCAAATTCAGGAAATTTCGACCGTCGGACTAACGCAGGTCAATGTTACACTGGAAGAAGAGACAATCGGCTTGGAAGAAGTTGTTGCGATTGGTTATGGAACTGCAAAAAGAAAAGACATCACCGGCTCGGTTGCCTCTGTTAAAGGAGAGCAAATTGCAGCAGTTCCGGTGGCTAACGTAGCACAAGCGATGCAAGGGCGCTTAGCTGGTGTTAACGTAATTTCACAGGACGGTCGTCCGGGAGCGACAATGTCTGTTCGTATTCGCGGTGGTAACTCAATTACACAATCAAGCGAACCTCTTTACGTTGTCGACGGAATCCAGGTAAGTAACATCAACGATATTCCTGCCGACAACATCGAAAGTATCGACGTTTTGAAGGATGCAGCATCGACTGCTATTTACGGTGCACGCGGTGCAAACGGTGTTATCCTGGTGACTACGAAAAGTGCTAAAGCCGGAAAAACAACAGTGAAGTACAATGCGTACTATCAAATCAAAACAAACCCCAAAACACTTGATGTTTTGGATGCTTACGATTACGTGTTATGGAACTGGTCTTATGCAACAGCTTATGGTTCATCATACGGTGATGGTGTTGCACAATACTTTGGCTTAGGTTCTTCTTATGGAAATCATTTGGATGAATACAAGAATGTAAGTTCGCACAACTACATCAATGATATTATGCGGACTGCTATGCCGTTTAACCATGACTTATCCATAAGCAGTGGTACTGAGAAAACCAAACTTTTCGCATCCATTAACTACATGGACGACGAAGGTATTCGCATTAATTCTGGTTACTCACGTTGGAATGCCAACTTAAAAGTCGAACAAAAAATCAGCGACAAACTAATCTTTGCTGAAGACATTCGTTACTTGGAAACAGAAACAGATGGTGCTAAATTTGACAAGGCAACTTCAGCCTACCAGTACCGCCCAATTGACAATCCACTGGGTGATCCAACCTACACCACCGGTTTAGGTCAGGGTGAATCTTATGTTGATGAATACTACAACGTTGTTGATGTCGTCAATAACTACCAAAACATCGCTAAAAAGCAAAATTTTCGTAGTAACAGCTCATTAACATGGAACGCGCTTAAGGGATTAACCTTAAAAACAGAATTATCATTAAGCCGTAATTATAGTCAAACAGAGGAATGGGACAATGGTTTGGAAACCGGTTATAAAATTGCAGAACTCACCAAAAAAGACGGATTTGCTGTTCGTTGGGCTTCAACGGCAAATTACGAAGTGCAAGGCATGAACAGCGATCACAACTTATCGTTCCTTGTAGGTAATGAAATACTGAATTCAAACTCAGATGAAACCTATATCAAAGGTGCCGGATATGCTAGTGGATTTACCATGGACGATGCATTCGGTCAGATTAATTTGACAAATGTCGGCTATGCAGCGAATATTGATGAATTCAGCAATACAATGGGAACAGCATCTAGATCCGTATCCTTCTTTGGTCGCGCAAACTACTCGTATCTGGATCGTTATTTATTCACAGGTACATTCCGTGCAGATGCGTCCTCTAAGTTCGCGTCCAACCATCATTGGGCCTATTTCCCCGCAGGTGCTTTTGCCTGGCGTATTTCTGAAGAGCCATTTATGGATAGCACCAGAAATTTCCTGGATAACCTGAAACTTCGTCTTTCTTTTGGAACTTCAGGTGCCGACAACATCAATTCGGATCTTTGGAAAGAAACATGGACAACCGAACAAATTACTGTTGACGGTAATACAATCACGACGTACGTTCCTGGCGAAGTGTTAGCCAACCCTGACTTGAAATGGGAAACAACGCTCTCTCGAAATACAGGTATCGATTTTGGATTCTTCAATAACAAAGTGAACGGTAGTCTTGATGCTTACTGGAATACAACCAAAGATATCCTGATGAAGGTTCCGGTTGACCCTACTTCTGGTTACGAGTACCAGTTCCAAAACGTAGCTCAGACATCAAACAAAGGGATCGAATTGGCAATCAACATTGACTTGGTCCGTACCAACGATTTCAACTTGAATGTAACTGCATCTTACAACTACAACCACAACAATATTGACAAGTTGAGTGATGAAGCTTTGGCCGATACACACACCGGATGGGGTTCAAGTATGCGCCTTCCATACTACGACTACATTATCCGCGAAGGAAAACCAGTGGGTGTAATCCAAGGGTTTAAAGCAGAAGGATTCTACACTGTTGACGACTTCAACTATACAAATGGCGTATACACACTAAAAGATGGTATACCTGATATTGAAACGATCATAAACTATCCAGCCAATTTGACCAGCGGTTTTAGCTTGGCAGACGGACAAATTGCTTTCCCCGGTGCTGTTAAATTTAAGGATGTTACCGGCGATGGGATTGTAAATAGCGATGATGCAACTGAGATTGGCAACACCATGCCAAAACACACCGGAGGTTTTTCATTTAACGCATCTTACAAAAACCTGGATTTCAGTGCTGCATTCACCTATCAAATTGGAGGTAACATTTATAACGCGAATGCCATGTACAGCATGATGGGTAATAAAGACAACAGTCTTGGAGCAAACCGCCTGGCCTTTGTAAAAGACACCTATAAAGTGTACGACATTGATTCAAACGGTGACTTGTACCTTGTAACCGATCCCGATGCATTGAACGAGCTGAACAAAAATGCTAAATATGCACTGAACTACTCAGAATACGGTATCTGTTCTTCTGAATTCATTGAAGATGCCTCATACCTTCGCCTCCAAAACCTGACGATCGGCTACACCCTTCCTAAGAGCATGACCGGAAAAGTCGGAATTCAGAATTTACGTTTGTATTTCACCGGCACAAACCTTTTCTGCCTAACAGGCTACTCAGGTTTGGATCCTGACGTGAATACTGACACCGACGGTGTAAACGGATTCCCAACTCCAAACTACGATTACAATCCTTATCCAAAAGCGAGAACTTATACTTTTGGTATGAACCTAACTTTCTAA
- a CDS encoding LamG domain-containing protein, which yields MSLSTTIFSFLVLFSSCFGNASNRPSHNNQKENTNWIITDLLKSGELIAETTGNPKLTESPYGKAVWFDGEDDGLWLDELPLKGLTEFTVEMIFCPDSTQAPFEQRMLHIGEDRGDRMLLELRAVNGNWYFDGYAKSGENKKALIDEQLTHPLGQWYHVAFVVTPNSMTTFVNGTQELTEDFPFLPIQSGATSIGTRIDKRSWFKGAIYKIKITPQAIKPIDFMAF from the coding sequence ATGAGCCTTTCAACAACGATATTTTCATTTCTTGTTTTATTTTCCAGCTGCTTTGGGAATGCATCAAACCGCCCATCCCACAACAACCAAAAAGAAAATACCAATTGGATTATTACCGATCTGCTAAAATCGGGTGAATTGATTGCGGAGACAACCGGCAACCCAAAACTTACAGAATCCCCTTATGGCAAGGCTGTTTGGTTTGATGGAGAAGACGACGGACTCTGGCTGGACGAGTTGCCTTTGAAGGGACTGACAGAATTCACTGTCGAAATGATTTTCTGCCCCGACTCAACCCAGGCTCCTTTTGAACAACGCATGCTCCATATTGGTGAAGACCGCGGCGACCGCATGTTACTCGAGCTCCGCGCAGTTAACGGGAACTGGTATTTCGACGGTTATGCCAAATCGGGCGAGAACAAAAAAGCACTGATCGACGAGCAATTAACCCATCCGCTAGGTCAATGGTACCACGTAGCTTTTGTTGTTACTCCCAACAGTATGACAACCTTTGTGAACGGCACACAGGAACTGACGGAAGATTTTCCCTTTTTACCAATTCAAAGTGGAGCCACTTCCATCGGCACCCGCATCGATAAAAGATCATGGTTCAAAGGAGCCATTTACAAAATCAAAATAACGCCACAAGCCATTAAACCAATTGACTTTATGGCCTTCTAA